One segment of Burkholderiales bacterium DNA contains the following:
- a CDS encoding ABC transporter permease, whose protein sequence is MTGFYTLFYKEWLRFWKVSVQTVLAPVLTAMLYLLVFAHTLRGHVEAYPGIGYTTFLVPGLAMMAVLQNAFANSSSSLMQSKMQGNIVFVLLPPLSHREFFLAYLLAAVARGLLVGAGVFAATIAFVDVPVAHPVWAVAYALAGSAVMGTLGIIAGLQADKVDQLSAFQNFIVLPLTFLSGVFYSIHSLPPFWQTLSHFNPIFYMIDGFRYGFFGQADVSPWLSLTIVTSSFLALSLLTLSLIRSGYKLRR, encoded by the coding sequence ATGACCGGCTTCTACACCCTGTTCTACAAGGAATGGCTGCGCTTCTGGAAAGTGAGCGTGCAGACCGTGCTCGCGCCGGTGCTGACCGCGATGCTCTATCTGCTGGTGTTCGCGCACACCCTGCGCGGCCACGTGGAAGCCTATCCGGGGATCGGGTACACGACGTTCCTGGTGCCGGGGCTCGCGATGATGGCGGTGCTGCAGAACGCGTTCGCCAACTCGTCGTCGAGCCTGATGCAGTCGAAGATGCAGGGGAACATCGTCTTCGTGCTGCTGCCGCCGCTCTCGCATCGCGAGTTCTTCCTCGCGTACCTGCTGGCGGCGGTCGCGCGCGGGCTGCTGGTCGGCGCCGGGGTGTTCGCCGCGACGATCGCGTTCGTCGACGTGCCGGTGGCCCACCCGGTGTGGGCGGTCGCTTACGCGCTCGCCGGCAGCGCGGTCATGGGCACCCTCGGCATCATCGCCGGGCTGCAGGCCGACAAGGTCGACCAGCTCTCGGCGTTCCAGAACTTCATCGTACTGCCGCTCACCTTCCTGTCGGGCGTCTTCTACTCGATCCATTCGCTGCCGCCGTTCTGGCAGACGCTGTCTCATTTCAATCCGATCTTCTACATGATCGACGGTTTCCGCTACGGCTTCTTCGGGCAGGCCGACGTCTCGCCGTGGCTCTCGCTCACGATTGTGACGAGCAGTTTCCTGGCCTTATCATTGCTGACCCTGTCGCTCATCCGCAGCGGCTACAAGCTAAGACGCTGA
- a CDS encoding ABC transporter ATP-binding protein → MDSSPALAFRGVSKAFGATRALDDFTLEVARGELFALVGGNGAGKTTLIKCLLDFTTPDSGAIEIAGRTHRDTASRADLAFLPERFNPPHYLTGRDFLRYMAQLHRRPYDEAGVRAVFERLDLALSALDRPARTYSKGMTQKLGLAACLVSGKTLQVLDEPTSGLDPKARALLKRELRRLREAGRTIFFTSHALADVQELSDRMAVVQNGRLMFAGTPDALVERHGAASLEQAFLACIGERAAA, encoded by the coding sequence ATGGACAGCTCGCCCGCTCTCGCTTTCCGCGGCGTATCGAAGGCTTTCGGCGCTACCCGCGCGCTCGACGACTTCACGCTCGAAGTCGCACGCGGCGAGCTGTTCGCGCTGGTCGGCGGCAACGGCGCCGGCAAGACGACGCTGATCAAGTGCCTCCTCGACTTCACGACGCCCGATTCGGGCGCGATCGAGATCGCGGGCCGGACCCACCGCGACACCGCGTCGCGCGCCGACCTCGCGTTCCTGCCCGAGCGCTTCAACCCGCCGCATTACCTCACCGGTCGCGATTTCCTGCGCTACATGGCCCAGCTCCATCGCCGGCCGTACGACGAAGCCGGGGTCCGGGCGGTCTTCGAGCGGCTCGATCTCGCGCTGTCGGCGCTCGACCGCCCGGCGCGCACGTACTCCAAGGGCATGACGCAAAAGCTCGGCCTCGCGGCGTGCCTCGTCTCCGGCAAGACCCTGCAGGTGCTCGACGAGCCGACCAGCGGCCTCGACCCCAAAGCGCGCGCGCTGCTCAAGCGCGAGCTTCGGCGCCTGCGCGAGGCCGGGCGCACGATCTTCTTCACCTCGCACGCGCTCGCCGACGTGCAGGAGCTCTCCGACCGGATGGCGGTCGTCCAGAACGGCCGGCTCATGTTCGCCGGCACGCCGGACGCGCTCGTCGAGCGTCACGGCGCCGCAAGCCTCGAGCAGGCGTTCCTCGCGTGCATAGGCGAGCGCGCGGCGGCCTGA
- a CDS encoding ABC transporter ATP-binding protein, translating to MAQEPLIEIKNVGFAYDRRPVLIDVDMTIPKGKVVAIMGVSGSGKTTLLRLISGVVKPSSGQVRVAGTLVNDLDQGGVFELRRRMGMLFQFGALFTDLSVFDNVAFQMREHTDLPERMIRDLVMMKLNAVGLRGAAKLMPAELSGGMARRVALARAIALDPMIMMYDEPFTGLDPISLGVIGNLIRRLNDALGATSLVVTHDVYEALEIVDYVYYMADGVVVAHGTPAQMRASTDPLVRQFVYGEIDGPTPFQYPARGYAQDLKLAH from the coding sequence ATGGCCCAAGAGCCACTCATCGAGATCAAGAACGTCGGCTTTGCGTACGATCGGCGCCCCGTGCTGATCGACGTCGACATGACCATTCCGAAAGGCAAGGTCGTGGCGATCATGGGCGTCTCCGGCTCGGGCAAGACCACGCTGCTGCGGCTCATCTCGGGCGTGGTCAAACCGAGCAGCGGGCAGGTGCGCGTCGCCGGGACGCTCGTCAACGATCTCGACCAGGGGGGCGTCTTCGAGCTGCGCCGCCGCATGGGGATGCTGTTCCAGTTCGGCGCGCTGTTCACCGATCTCTCGGTCTTCGACAACGTCGCCTTCCAGATGCGCGAGCACACCGACCTGCCGGAGCGCATGATCCGCGACCTGGTCATGATGAAGCTCAATGCGGTGGGCCTGCGCGGCGCCGCGAAGCTCATGCCGGCCGAGCTCTCGGGCGGGATGGCGCGGCGCGTCGCGCTCGCGCGCGCGATCGCGCTCGACCCGATGATCATGATGTACGACGAGCCTTTCACCGGCCTCGACCCGATCTCGCTCGGCGTCATCGGCAATCTCATCCGGCGTCTCAACGACGCGCTCGGCGCGACGTCGCTGGTCGTGACGCACGACGTGTACGAAGCGCTCGAGATCGTCGACTACGTCTATTACATGGCCGACGGCGTGGTCGTCGCGCACGGCACGCCGGCGCAGATGCGCGCTTCGACCGACCCGCTGGTGAGACAGTTCGTCTACGGCGAGATCGACGGTCCGACGCCTTTCCAGTATCCCGCGCGCGGCTATGCGCAGGACTTGAAGCTCGCCCACTGA
- a CDS encoding BolA family protein, with product MTMDPNLIKQYIEQNLETEHVEVAGDGRHFEAIIVSPLFRGKRMVQQHQLVYAALGDRMREEIHALSMKTLTPEEWKAQRG from the coding sequence TTGACCATGGATCCCAATCTCATCAAGCAATACATCGAGCAAAACCTCGAAACCGAACACGTCGAAGTCGCCGGCGACGGCCGTCATTTCGAGGCGATCATCGTCAGCCCTCTGTTCCGCGGGAAACGCATGGTGCAGCAGCACCAGCTCGTCTATGCGGCGCTGGGCGACAGGATGCGCGAAGAGATCCACGCGCTCTCGATGAAGACGCTCACGCCCGAAGAGTGGAAGGCGCAGCGTGGATAA
- a CDS encoding AAA family ATPase, producing MYYEHFGLREAPFKITPNTDFFFSGGNRGPVLEALIYAITHGEGIVKVSGEVGSGKTMLCNMLQNRLPPNVESVYLANPSVAPDEALHAIAFELGLGIDRHADRLEVMHALQAHLVEQHAAGHRVVLFIEESQSMPLATLEEIRLLSNLETRNDKLLQMVLFGQPELDEILRRPDIRQLRDRIAHSFRLDPLTDEEAREYLMFRMRAAGYHGPDLFSPAIVRQIARAASGLTRRINLIADKALLAAFSENTHTIEAHHVEAALRDSEFSRPPRKRIMAAPPPYAWAAAALVAGIAIGVGVYAAVDRGAAHSAPVPPAPVVAAMPAAAPVSAAAPTAAPAPAAAAPASAPAAV from the coding sequence ATGTACTATGAACATTTCGGCCTGAGAGAAGCGCCTTTCAAGATCACCCCCAACACCGACTTCTTCTTCAGCGGGGGTAACCGCGGTCCCGTCCTCGAAGCGCTGATCTACGCCATCACCCACGGCGAAGGCATCGTGAAGGTGAGCGGCGAGGTCGGCAGCGGCAAGACCATGCTCTGCAACATGCTGCAGAACAGGCTGCCGCCGAACGTCGAGAGCGTCTATCTCGCCAACCCGAGCGTCGCGCCCGACGAAGCGCTGCACGCCATCGCTTTCGAGCTGGGGCTCGGCATCGACCGCCACGCCGACCGGCTCGAAGTGATGCACGCGCTGCAGGCGCATCTGGTCGAGCAGCACGCCGCGGGACACCGCGTCGTGCTCTTCATCGAGGAGTCGCAGAGCATGCCGCTCGCGACGCTGGAGGAGATCCGCCTCCTTTCGAACCTCGAGACGCGCAACGACAAGCTCCTGCAGATGGTGCTCTTCGGCCAGCCCGAGCTCGACGAGATCCTGCGCCGGCCGGACATCCGACAGCTGCGCGACCGCATCGCCCACAGCTTCCGGCTCGACCCGCTGACCGACGAGGAAGCGCGCGAGTATCTGATGTTCAGGATGCGCGCGGCGGGGTATCACGGGCCGGACCTGTTCTCGCCCGCGATCGTGCGCCAGATCGCGCGCGCCGCGAGCGGGCTCACGCGCCGCATCAACCTGATCGCCGACAAGGCGCTGCTCGCCGCTTTCTCCGAGAACACGCACACCATAGAGGCGCATCACGTCGAGGCCGCGCTGCGCGACAGCGAGTTCAGCCGGCCGCCGCGCAAGCGCATCATGGCCGCCCCGCCGCCGTACGCCTGGGCCGCGGCCGCCCTCGTCGCCGGCATCGCGATCGGCGTCGGCGTGTATGCGGCCGTCGACCGCGGCGCGGCGCACAGCGCGCCGGTCCCGCCCGCGCCGGTCGTGGCGGCAATGCCCGCGGCAGCGCCCGTATCCGCAGCCGCGCCGACGGCTGCACCCGCGCCCGCGGCGGCGGCGCCCGCATCCGCTCCGGCCGCTGTC
- a CDS encoding ABC transporter ATP-binding protein gives MTPAIQVDRVAKSFAGVHALAGVSLEVEQGEFFGLLGPNGAGKTTLISIVAGLTRATAGSARVMGHDVVKDYREARRALGVVPQELVFDPFFTVRETLRIQSGYFGVRANDAWIDEVIEELDLTDKANTNMRALSGGMKRRVLVGQALVHKPPVIVLDEPTAGVDVELRQALWRFVRRLNRDGHTIVLTTHYLEEAEALCGRIAMLKQGRIVALDTTQNLLRRHSGCYVELRVEPDRLPDRLEPRVVERREKGEYRLAMKSYDEVAELITSLRSAGVKVHELEVLHPDLEEVFVQIMNQ, from the coding sequence GTGACTCCCGCAATACAGGTCGACCGCGTGGCGAAGAGCTTCGCGGGCGTGCACGCGCTCGCGGGGGTGAGCCTCGAGGTCGAGCAGGGCGAGTTCTTCGGCCTGCTCGGGCCCAACGGCGCGGGCAAGACCACGCTCATCAGCATCGTCGCCGGGCTCACGCGCGCCACCGCGGGCTCGGCGCGCGTGATGGGTCACGACGTGGTGAAGGACTATCGCGAGGCGCGCCGAGCGCTCGGGGTCGTGCCTCAGGAGCTGGTGTTCGACCCGTTCTTCACGGTGCGCGAGACGCTGCGCATCCAGTCGGGCTACTTCGGCGTCCGCGCCAACGACGCCTGGATCGACGAGGTGATCGAGGAGCTCGACCTGACGGACAAGGCGAACACCAACATGCGCGCGCTCTCCGGCGGCATGAAGCGGCGCGTGCTGGTCGGCCAGGCGCTGGTGCACAAGCCGCCGGTGATCGTGCTCGACGAGCCCACCGCCGGCGTCGACGTCGAGCTCAGGCAGGCGCTGTGGCGCTTCGTCCGGCGCCTGAACCGCGACGGCCACACCATCGTGCTCACCACGCATTACCTCGAGGAAGCCGAGGCGTTGTGCGGACGCATCGCGATGCTCAAACAGGGCCGGATCGTCGCCCTCGACACGACCCAGAATCTGCTGCGCCGCCACTCGGGCTGCTATGTCGAGCTGCGCGTCGAACCCGATCGCCTGCCCGACCGCCTGGAGCCGCGAGTCGTCGAGCGCCGCGAAAAGGGGGAATACCGGCTGGCGATGAAGAGCTACGACGAGGTCGCGGAGCTGATCACGAGCCTGCGCAGCGCGGGAGTCAAGGTGCACGAGCTCGAGGTCCTGCATCCCGACCTGGAGGAGGTCTTCGTGCAGATCATGAACCAATGA
- the mlaE gene encoding lipid asymmetry maintenance ABC transporter permease subunit MlaE, which yields MFNRTSSLGIRGIGHHTVDMVWRLGYASRFFGLTIASSGTTFRRIRLLIRELYYTGVLSLIIILVSGLFVGMVLGLQGYYTLQTYGSESALGVLVALSLVRELGPVVAALLFASRAGSAMTAEIGLMKATEQLAAMEMMAVDPIARVVAPRFWAGVISMPLLAALFSAMGVFGGYLVGVVLIGVDEGSFWSQMQSAVDFYNDILNGVLKSFVFGVAVTWISLFEGYDAPPTAEGVSGATTRTVVTSSLAILGLDFLLTSFMFRGF from the coding sequence ATGTTCAACCGCACTTCCTCGCTCGGCATCCGCGGCATCGGCCATCACACCGTCGACATGGTGTGGCGTCTGGGCTACGCCAGCCGGTTCTTCGGGCTCACGATCGCCAGCTCCGGGACGACTTTCAGGCGCATACGACTGCTGATACGCGAGCTGTATTACACCGGCGTGCTCTCGCTCATCATCATCCTGGTGTCGGGGCTCTTCGTCGGCATGGTGCTGGGGCTGCAGGGCTATTACACGCTGCAGACCTACGGCTCGGAGTCCGCGCTCGGGGTGCTGGTGGCGCTGTCGCTGGTGCGCGAGCTCGGCCCGGTGGTGGCGGCGCTGCTCTTCGCGAGCCGCGCGGGGTCGGCGATGACCGCCGAGATCGGGCTGATGAAAGCGACCGAGCAGCTCGCGGCGATGGAGATGATGGCGGTCGACCCGATCGCCCGCGTCGTCGCGCCGCGCTTCTGGGCCGGCGTCATCTCGATGCCGCTCCTGGCGGCGCTGTTCTCGGCGATGGGCGTCTTCGGCGGTTATCTGGTCGGCGTGGTGCTGATCGGCGTCGACGAAGGCTCGTTCTGGTCGCAGATGCAATCGGCGGTGGATTTCTACAACGACATACTCAACGGCGTCCTCAAGAGCTTCGTGTTCGGCGTCGCGGTGACCTGGATCTCGCTGTTCGAAGGGTACGACGCGCCGCCGACCGCCGAAGGCGTCTCGGGCGCGACGACGCGCACCGTCGTCACGTCCTCGCTCGCGATACTCGGGCTGGACTTCCTCCTCACCTCTTTCATGTTTCGGGGATTCTGA
- a CDS encoding STAS domain-containing protein, whose amino-acid sequence MIVCEGERCRVEGALTMANVTAVLEESRRAFQSPRIVVDLAGLTEVDSSALSLLLEWRRLAAADKRAIEYTNLPDNLRTLADLYGVSELLPAS is encoded by the coding sequence ATGATCGTCTGCGAAGGCGAGCGCTGCAGGGTCGAAGGCGCGCTGACGATGGCCAACGTGACCGCCGTGCTCGAAGAGAGCCGGCGCGCGTTCCAGTCGCCGCGCATCGTCGTCGACCTTGCGGGCCTGACCGAAGTCGATTCCTCCGCGCTCTCGCTGCTGCTCGAATGGCGCCGCCTCGCCGCCGCCGACAAGCGCGCGATCGAATACACCAATCTCCCGGACAACCTGAGGACCCTCGCCGATCTCTACGGCGTGTCAGAGTTGCTGCCTGCGTCCTAG
- a CDS encoding ABC transporter substrate-binding protein, with translation MKKLITALFFALAASASHALADVAPDALAKSVTDEVLAIIRADKDLQAGNPQKVAQLVETKVLPHFNFTRMTQLAVGRNWRQASAEQQKVLTEEFKTLLVRTYTTAFTGYRNQTIEYRPVRMSPVDTDVIVKSLIKQPTGQPVAVDYSMEKVGSTWKVYDVKIEGISLVENYRNTFNAEVQRTGVDGLIAALRNKNKALASQTAAAAR, from the coding sequence ATGAAAAAGCTGATCACCGCGTTGTTTTTCGCTCTCGCCGCGTCGGCGTCGCACGCGCTCGCCGACGTCGCGCCCGACGCGCTGGCGAAGAGCGTCACCGACGAAGTGCTCGCGATCATCCGCGCGGACAAGGACCTGCAGGCGGGCAACCCGCAGAAGGTCGCGCAGCTCGTCGAGACCAAGGTGCTGCCGCACTTCAACTTCACGCGCATGACCCAGCTCGCGGTCGGCCGCAACTGGCGGCAGGCCAGCGCGGAACAGCAGAAAGTGCTCACCGAGGAGTTCAAGACCCTGCTCGTGCGCACCTACACGACCGCGTTCACCGGCTACCGGAACCAGACCATCGAGTACCGGCCGGTGCGCATGAGCCCGGTGGACACCGACGTCATCGTGAAGTCGCTGATCAAGCAGCCCACCGGCCAGCCGGTCGCGGTCGACTACAGCATGGAAAAGGTGGGCAGCACCTGGAAGGTCTACGACGTCAAGATCGAAGGCATCAGCCTCGTCGAGAACTATCGCAACACCTTCAACGCCGAGGTCCAGAGAACCGGCGTCGACGGCCTGATCGCGGCGCTCAGGAACAAGAACAAGGCGCTCGCGTCGCAGACCGCGGCGGCCGCGCGCTGA
- the mlaD gene encoding outer membrane lipid asymmetry maintenance protein MlaD, with translation MERSTLDLWVGLFVCAGIAALLVLAMKVGNMTSIGLGNQTYTLYANFDNIGGLKPRAPVKSAGVVVGRVTSIGFDNERFNARVELAIENSFKFPKDTTASILTSGLLGEQYIGLEAGGDPQNLASGESLKLTQSAVVLEKLISQFLYSKAAEGGDNNAKK, from the coding sequence ATGGAACGATCGACGCTCGACCTGTGGGTCGGCCTTTTCGTCTGCGCGGGGATCGCCGCACTGCTCGTGCTCGCCATGAAAGTGGGAAATATGACGAGCATCGGCCTGGGCAATCAAACGTATACTCTGTACGCCAATTTCGACAACATCGGCGGCCTGAAGCCGCGTGCGCCGGTCAAGAGCGCGGGCGTCGTGGTGGGCCGGGTGACCTCGATCGGCTTCGACAACGAGCGCTTCAACGCCCGCGTCGAGCTGGCGATCGAAAACAGCTTCAAGTTCCCGAAGGACACGACCGCCTCGATCCTGACATCCGGATTGCTGGGCGAGCAGTATATCGGTCTGGAGGCCGGCGGCGACCCGCAGAACCTGGCGAGCGGCGAGTCGCTCAAGCTCACGCAGTCCGCGGTCGTCCTCGAAAAGCTCATCAGCCAGTTCCTGTACAGCAAGGCGGCCGAAGGCGGCGACAACAACGCCAAGAAGTAA
- a CDS encoding sigma-54 dependent transcriptional regulator, producing MSEEAKPDLLIVDDDPVISDTLSFVLASDFNVYVADSRAQVKSLLRQLDRPPQLALVDLGLPPTPHRPDEGFRLVSELVAYSPEMKILVLSGQSDEMNARHARTLGAVDFVHKPCEPDTLRELLTRALEVRDAEVEALPSSGLLGSSVLIEKLRQQIGQFANAPFPVLIEGESGSGKELVAQSLHALSHRAGRPFLALNCAAISPTLVEPTLFGYARGAFTGATTPRAGYFEDAQDSTLFLDEIGELPLELQAKLLRVLENGEFQRVGETQSRVSNARVIAATNRDMRQEIRAGRFRADLYHRLSVFTLSVPPLRDLGDDKAVLLDHFRDVYARQAGVEGFRLDGNALALWSDYSFPGNVRELRNIVIRLTTKHAGQEITAEQLQAELDMESMDVDVGLPVTQDFNAILEAAKRQLQFNKSFDLDSTLQQWERGYVEAALAITHGNLTRAAKLLGIHRTTLYSRMQNYASEDVAQK from the coding sequence GTGAGTGAGGAGGCAAAACCGGACCTGCTGATCGTCGACGATGACCCGGTGATTTCGGACACGCTGAGCTTCGTGCTCGCCAGCGACTTCAACGTCTACGTTGCCGATTCCCGCGCACAGGTGAAAAGCCTGCTGCGGCAGCTGGACCGCCCGCCCCAGCTCGCGCTCGTCGACCTCGGGCTTCCCCCCACCCCGCACCGTCCCGACGAAGGCTTCCGCCTCGTCTCCGAGCTCGTCGCGTACTCGCCCGAGATGAAGATCCTCGTGCTCTCCGGGCAGAGCGACGAGATGAACGCCCGCCACGCGCGCACGCTCGGCGCGGTCGACTTCGTCCACAAGCCGTGCGAGCCCGACACCCTCCGCGAGCTCCTCACGCGGGCGCTCGAAGTGCGCGACGCCGAGGTCGAAGCGCTGCCTTCGAGCGGCCTCCTCGGCTCGAGCGTCCTCATCGAGAAGCTCCGGCAGCAGATCGGCCAGTTCGCGAACGCGCCTTTCCCGGTGCTGATCGAAGGCGAGTCGGGCAGCGGCAAGGAGCTCGTCGCGCAGTCGCTGCACGCGCTGTCGCACCGCGCCGGCAGGCCGTTCCTCGCGCTCAACTGCGCCGCGATCTCCCCCACGCTGGTCGAGCCCACGCTCTTCGGCTACGCCAGAGGCGCTTTCACCGGCGCGACCACGCCCCGCGCCGGCTATTTCGAGGACGCGCAGGATTCGACGCTGTTCCTCGACGAGATCGGAGAGCTGCCGCTCGAGCTCCAGGCGAAGCTCCTGCGCGTGCTCGAGAACGGCGAGTTCCAGCGCGTCGGCGAGACCCAGAGCCGCGTCTCGAACGCGCGCGTCATCGCCGCCACCAACCGCGACATGCGCCAGGAGATCCGCGCCGGGCGCTTTCGCGCGGACCTCTACCACCGCCTCTCGGTCTTTACGCTGTCGGTGCCGCCGCTGCGCGATCTCGGCGACGACAAGGCGGTGCTGCTCGACCACTTCCGCGATGTGTACGCCAGGCAGGCCGGGGTGGAAGGCTTTCGCCTCGACGGCAACGCGCTGGCGCTGTGGTCGGACTACAGCTTTCCCGGCAACGTGCGCGAGCTGCGCAACATCGTGATCCGACTGACGACCAAGCACGCCGGCCAGGAGATCACGGCCGAGCAGCTACAGGCCGAGCTCGACATGGAGAGCATGGACGTCGACGTGGGGCTGCCGGTGACGCAGGATTTCAACGCGATCCTCGAAGCCGCCAAGCGCCAGCTCCAGTTCAACAAGTCGTTCGATCTCGACAGCACGCTGCAGCAATGGGAGCGCGGGTACGTCGAAGCCGCGCTCGCGATCACGCACGGCAACCTCACGCGCGCCGCCAAGCTCCTCGGCATACACCGCACCACGCTGTACAGCCGCATGCAGAACTACGCGAGCGAAGATGTCGCGCAGAAATGA